In the Candidatus Neomarinimicrobiota bacterium genome, one interval contains:
- the rfaE1 gene encoding D-glycero-beta-D-manno-heptose-7-phosphate kinase, producing the protein MIPTRYQELEAGFSSKTVMVIGDLMLDNYLWGDAQRISPEAPVPVVRLKSSSSNPGGAANVAYNLSSLGARTILCGVVGDDSDGGLLRSILKDMEVNTGGIVVDPGRPTTVKTRIIARGHHVVRTDWEDASPIAGEVKKVLLERVKQHLGDADAVILEDYNKGLLSGETIARLITLFETKSVPVYADPKHHNFFNYKNVVMVKPNLEEASRALGSGLSPEENLEQTGSDLRKKLGCHLLLITKGDRGMSLFDESGHHPIPTRTRRVHDVSGAGDTVMAVFCLAHLSGASPLEAATVANYAAGRVCEEVGVVPITKETLHEIITHHSS; encoded by the coding sequence ATGATACCCACGCGTTACCAGGAACTAGAAGCCGGTTTTTCAAGCAAGACCGTCATGGTCATAGGAGATTTAATGCTCGACAATTATCTCTGGGGAGACGCTCAACGCATATCCCCAGAAGCACCGGTTCCGGTAGTGAGACTGAAATCATCAAGCAGCAATCCCGGAGGGGCGGCAAATGTGGCCTACAATCTCAGTTCCCTCGGAGCTCGGACAATTCTGTGCGGAGTGGTGGGAGACGACAGCGACGGAGGGCTGTTGAGGTCTATCCTGAAAGACATGGAGGTAAATACGGGAGGAATTGTGGTGGATCCCGGCAGGCCCACCACTGTAAAGACGCGTATCATTGCCCGGGGACACCACGTTGTGAGGACAGACTGGGAGGACGCGTCTCCCATCGCCGGGGAGGTTAAGAAGGTTTTGCTTGAACGAGTGAAGCAGCACCTTGGAGATGCGGACGCGGTGATATTGGAAGATTACAACAAAGGACTTCTAAGCGGAGAGACGATCGCCCGATTAATCACGCTTTTCGAGACGAAATCTGTGCCCGTGTATGCCGATCCCAAGCACCACAATTTTTTCAATTACAAGAACGTGGTCATGGTAAAACCTAATCTGGAAGAGGCATCGAGAGCCTTGGGTTCCGGACTTTCGCCGGAAGAGAATCTGGAACAGACCGGATCGGATCTTCGTAAGAAGCTTGGATGTCATCTACTTCTCATCACAAAGGGTGACAGAGGCATGTCTCTTTTCGACGAATCGGGACATCATCCCATTCCCACAAGGACCCGTCGTGTTCACGATGTCTCCGGGGCGGGAGATACCGTCATGGCGGTCTTCTGTCTGGCACACCTGTCAGGAGCATCACCCTTGGAGGCGGCCACCGTGGCGAATTATGCGGCGGGTCGTGTCTGCGAGGAGGTGGGCGTCGTGCCCATTACGAAAGAGACCCTTCACGAAATCATTACTCATCATTCCTCGTAA